The following nucleotide sequence is from Alphaproteobacteria bacterium.
GAACACGTCTGCTTTAGGGGCGGAGAGCGGAAGTTCAGTCACCCCAGGCATATTCTCCTAACCGATGATCGGGGTCGTGCTGGCCCCGAGGAGGCATGAGTAAAGAAGCTCGGGCTCGTCAGCTATTATCGCTAAGGTATTGTTGAGGGTTTCACATGACATTCACAGGCCAAAAAAAGGAGGCAGGCACCAAACGGCGCCAAAGTACCTGTCTCCTTTTTTCCTGGCGGCTGATCGGGGCTTGACCGTGTCCGCCAGGGCTGGATAGTTTGCCCGTCCCGCAACCTCGCAGTTTCCAAGAAAACCCGGAGATCCCCATGTCGGCTTCCGCAGAGATCCTGTTCGACCCCATCACCATCAACGGCCTCTCGCTGCCCAACCGTCTGGCCATGGCGCCCATGACGCGCTGCAAGTCGCCGGGCGGCGTCGCCACCGAGGAAGTCGCCGCCTACTACCGGCGCCGCACCGCCGGCGGCATCGGCCTGATCATCACCGAGGGCACCTCGATCGCGCATACCAGCGCCAGCGGCAACCCGGCCGTGCCGGCCATCCACGGCGAGGCGGCGCTCAACGGCTGGAAGCTGGTGATCGACGCCGTGCACGGGGCCGGCGGCTGCATCATGCCCCAGCTCTGGCACATCGGCGCATCGCGCCAGCCCTGGATGAAGATCGACATCCCGGGCCACAGCCCCTCGGGCCAGGTGCTGGGCGACTTCGGCGAAGGTGTCGAAATGAGCCAGGCCGACATCGACGATGTCATCGCCGCCTTCGCCTCGTCGGCCGCCGATTCGCAGCGCATCGGCTTCGACGGTGTCGAGATCCACGGGGCGCATGGCTACCTCATCGACCAGTTCCTCTGGCAGGGCAGCAACCGGCGTAGCGACGCCTATGGCGGCTCGTTCGAAAATCGCCTGCGCTTCGCCCTCGAGATCGTGGCCGCGGTACGCCAGGCCACGTCGCCCGATTTCCCCATCGTCTTCCGCTTCTCGCAGTGGAAGCCCTCGGACTACGAGGCCCGGCTGGCGGAGACGCCGGCGGAGCTGGAGAGCCTGGTGCTGCCGCTGGCCGAGGCCGGCGTCGATATATTCCACGCCAGCACCCGGCGCTACTGGGTACCG
It contains:
- a CDS encoding NADH:flavin oxidoreductase, translating into MSASAEILFDPITINGLSLPNRLAMAPMTRCKSPGGVATEEVAAYYRRRTAGGIGLIITEGTSIAHTSASGNPAVPAIHGEAALNGWKLVIDAVHGAGGCIMPQLWHIGASRQPWMKIDIPGHSPSGQVLGDFGEGVEMSQADIDDVIAAFASSAADSQRIGFDGVEIHGAHGYLIDQFLWQGSNRRSDAYGGSFENRLRFALEIVAAVRQATSPDFPIVFRFSQWKPSDYEARLAETPAELESLVLPLAEAGVDIFHASTRRYWVPEFAGSELNLAGWTKKITGKPTITVGSVGLDDVSREGANPSDISELIERLDRDEFDLVALGRALLTDAEWGNKIRDGRHDEIVGFDKESLKTLT